The genomic segment CGGCTCCGACGCCGGGCGCGTGGGCTCGACAGGGGAAGCCGTCTATGCCGGCAGCAAAGGCGCCGTCATCGCCTTTTCCAAGACCCTCGCCCGCGAGCTGGCGCGCCACGGCATCACCGTCAACGTCGTCTGCCCCGGCCTCACCGAGACGCCTCTGCTGCAGGGCATCCGTGAGCAGTCGCCGAAGACGGCGAAGGTCATCGAGGCGGTCACCCGGGCCATTCCTCTCGGGCGGGTGGGGACGCCTCAGGACGTGGCCGAGGCGGTGGTGTTCCTCGCCTCGCCGGGGGCTCGCTACATCACCGGCCAGACGCTCAGCGTGAGCGGCGGCCTGACGATGTGCTGAGCTCGCAGCTTGCGCAGGTGGGAAAGGAGACGCCAATGACGGACAGGCCGAAGGCGATCGACATCATGTATTACGTGGCCACGCCCGAGTTCATCGCCAGGTGGACGGACGCCAAGAAGGGCGAGCTCATCTGCCGTATGGAGCGGGCCATCGGCAGCCTGCCCCAGTTCGAGTCGCTCCCGGCCATGCTCACGAAGATGGACGAGGCCGGGGTGGAGCGTGTGTTCATCGCCCAGACCAAGATGTGGTCCTACTGGAACCGCTGGATGTACATGGACACCCGGCTCGACGAAGTTCTCCAGTACACCGAGACGTACCCCGACCGGTTCGTCGGCCTGGCCGGCTATAACCCCTTCCGCATCAAGGAGAGCCTGGCCGAGATCGAGACGGCCGTGACCCGACACGGGTTCAAGGGGGTCTACGTCCACATCTACGGCTTCGACATCCCGCTCCACGACAAGAAGATGTATCCGCTCTACGCCAAGTGCGCCGAGCTCGACGTGCCTGTCTCGGTGCAGACCGGCCACGTGCTCGAGGCCATGCCCAGCGAGCATGGCCGCCCGATGTACCTCGACTACGTGGCTGCTGACTTCCCCACCCTCCGCCTGCTCGGCGCCCACACCGGCTGGCCCTGGGTCGAGGAGCTGATGAGCGTCTGCTACAAGTGGGACACCGTCTGGTTCGGCGTCGACGCCTGGATGCCGAAGTACCTCAAGCCCGAGATCATCAACTTCATCGGCAGCCGTATGGGCCAGGACCGAGCCGTGTGGGGAACGAACGGGCTCGGCTGGAAGGAGAGTCTGGACCAGGTCGACGCCCTGGGGCTCCGCCCCGAGGCGCGCCAGAAGCTGATCCGCGACAACGCTCGGGAGCTGTTCCGGCTCTAGCCAAGAAAGGAGCGTCCCATGAACCCCTGGCTGGTGCTGCTTGCGCTGATCGTCCTGGCCGCGGCATTCGTCGTCGCCCCCGTCGCGGCGGCCAGCCTGTCCTACTGGCGGCGGGCCTGGCTGGTGCGCTGCCCTCAAGACGGTGCCGAGGCCCGGATCGCCGTGAACGCCCGCCGGGCGGCGCTGGCCGAGGTGCTGGGCGGATCGGGGCCCGAGATCGTGCGCTGCACGCTCTGGCGGACGCTGCCCTCGCTGAGACCGTGCGGACAGGAGTGTCTTGCGCGCCCGATCAGCGAGCGGCGGCCGGCCGGGCCACGCTGGCACCGCGGGGCCGGCGTGCGCACGATCGTGGTCCCGCTCGATGGCGCACCGGGCAGCGAATCGGTTCTCCAGACCGCCGCCGACCTGGCCCGCGCCCACGGGGCCAGCGTGCGCCTGGTGCGCGTCGAGCAGCCGCCATCCCTCGTGTACTCCCTCGATGATCGGATCGTCGCCTACTCCGATCAAGAGAGCGCGCGGATCGAGCAAGAGGCACGGCGCTACCTGGCCGGTATCGCACGAGGGCTCCCGGACCTGCCCGTGGACCTGGTCGTCCGGTTCGGCGATTCCGCCACCGAGATCGCCGAGGAGGCCGAGAAGGCCGACGCCGATCTCATCACCATGGCCACCCATCGCCGGCGAGGCGTCATGCGCGCTCTCAAAGGGAGCGTGGCCGAGCGCGTCGCGCGCTCGACGGACATCCCGCTGGTGCTGGTCCCCTACGGCCCGCCGGCGGCGGCCTGAGGCGGTGACCGGCCCTCCCCCGGCCCGGCTCGTGGCGCCGAGTCGCGGCAGCGTCTGGACGACGCGCACCGTCGCCTGGTACGAGCGCGCCGACGCGCGGAGCGACTACGCGCGTCGCGTCCTCGACGTCATCGCGCCGCTCGTCGCCGACTGCCGCTCGGCTCTGGACGTGGGCGCTGGCTTCGGGGCCCTGGCCCTGCCCCTGGCCGAGCGCCTGCGGCAGGTCACGGCACTCGAGCCCTCGCCGCCGATGGCCACGGCCCTCCGCCGTGGCGCATCCCGGCGCGGCCTCGGTAACGTGACGGTGATCCAGGGGGCGTGGGGCGAGGTCGAGCTCGAGCCCCACGACCTCGTCATCTGCGCTCACGTGGGGTCCCTGCTGCACCCCGGCTCGCCCTTCCTCGCCGACGTCGGCCTGGCGGCCAGGCGTGGCGTGGCGCTCGTCCGCGACACGCCCGGCGGCGATGACAAGTTCTTCTTTTCCGAGCTGTACCCGATCCTGCTCGGACGGACCTACGAACGGTGCAACGGTGCCGCGGCGACGGTCGGCGCCCTCGACCCGCTCGGTGTGAACGCGGCGGCAACCGCCATCGAGTATCGTTCCGACCAGCCCTTCGACAGCCTGGACGACGCTTGCGAGTTCTGGACGACCCACCTGGGACGGGACGACGCGCAGGCCCGGGCCTTCCTGCGTGATTTCCTGGCGGACCGGCTACGGCGCGAAGGCGACCGATGGATCGCGCCCTACCGCAAGCGCGCCCTCGTGGTCCACTGGCGAGTGCCCCAGCCATGAACACACCGACCGAGACGCTTCGCGACGAGCACGTGCTCATTCTCCGGGCGCTGGATCTCCTCGAGACGGCGGCCGCGCGTGTCGAGCGTGGCCTTGCCACCCCCGAGGGGTGGTGGGCCGACGTGATCGCGTGGTTGCGCGGCTTCGCCGACCGGAACCACCACGCCAAGGAAGAGCGCGCGCTGTTCCCCGCCATGGCCAGGGCGGGCGTGCCGGCCGAGGCCGGCGGCCCCATCGCCGTGATGCAGGAAGAGCACGGGCAGGGACGCGCGCTGCTGCAGGTCGTGGCGGACGGCGAGGCCCGACCGCGCGTGGTGGCGGCGCGACGCTACATCGACCTGCTGCGCAACCATATCGAAAAGGAAAACGAGGTGCTGTTTCCGCTGGCCGACGACCTCCTCGACAGGGCAGCGCAGGACGCGCTCGGGCGCGAATTCGCCACGGTGACGGCGGAGATGGGGCGCCACGCTTCGCTCGAGCACGCCGCAGCGGCCCTCCAGGCGCTCGTCACGGGGCTGGCCGGTTCGCCTGACGCCGCCGGTACCCGCTAGCACGCCGTCAGGGCCGGCCGCTGACAGCCATGAGGTCCGGGGTCCAGGGCGGATCGAAGGTCAGGCTCACGCGGGCGTCGGTCACCCCCGGGACCCTCAGCACCGCCTCGCGCACCCAGTCGAGCATCACCTCGTGGATGGGGCAGCCGGACGTGGTGAGGGTCATGGTGATGTCGACCCGGCCGCCTTCGATCTCGACCCGGTAGACCAGCCCCAGCTCCACGATCGAAAGGCCGAGCTCGGGATCGAGCACGGTCCGGAGCGCCGCGACGACGTCGTCCCGTTTGACGGGCAGCGCCACATCGGAGCCGCCGGCCAGCACCGGTGTCGCCCCGGGCGCGGCCGGCACCCAGGCGCAGCCCGGATCCTCGGCCAGAGGATCCCCCGTCGCCGCCCAGGCCCGGGCCCGGGAGCCTCCGCAGCGCTCGCGATACTCGCAGCGGCCGCAGCGCCCCCGCAGCTGCGCGGCATCACGGAGCGAGCGGAATAGCGGGTGCTCGCGATAGACCGCCACCAGATCGTCCCGGCGCACATTGCCCGCCGATAGCGGCAGGAACCCGCTCGGGCAGATGGCACCCAGGTGATCGATGAAGACGAATCCGTTACCGTCGGTCACCGCGCGTCCGGCGCGTCCGATTCGGTCGGGGCGCACCCCCGATAGTCCGGGGCGACGGCCGATTCCCTGCTGGGCCAGCACCCGGTGATAGTGCGGGGCTTCGGTGGTCTTGACGCCGAAGGGCACGCGCGCGGCCAAGCCGGCAGCCCACACCAGGACGTCTTCGATCTCGTCGGCCGCCAGCGCCTGGCCAGCGTCCGCGCGCCCCACGGGAATCAAGAAGAACAGCGCCCACAGGGCGGCCCCGTACGTCTCCATCTGCGTGGCCAGCGCTGGCAGGTCGGCGACGGTTCGCCGGCAGACCGTGGTGTTGATCTGCAGCGGGAGCCCGAGCCCGCGGGCCCGCTCGATGATCCGCATGGTGTGCCGGTGCGATCCCACGACGCCGCGGAAGGCGTCGTGGACGTCCGCCGTCGCCCCATCGAGACTCACCGCGAGGCGGGCCAGCCCCGCGCCTTTCAGGCCGCGGAGCCTGGCTTCGGTGACCGCTGCGGTCCCGCTCGGAGTCAGTGACACGCTGAGGCCGCGCGCCGAGCCGTAGGCGACGAGCTCGGCGATATCCGGCCGCCGCAGGGGATCGCCGCCGGTCAGCACGAAGAGTGGCGGGGGATCGCCGAAGTCCCGCACCCGGTCGACGAGCCGGCGGGCTTCCTCCGTCGTGAGCTCGCCGGGATCGCGATGGGGCATCGCCTCGGCGCGGCAGTGCACGCACGCGAGCGCACACGCGCGCGTCGTCTCCCAGATCACGATGAACGGCGCTCGATCGAAGCCGCTCACGACGCCCGCTCCCGAGGCGACGCGGCCTGCCGGGCCCGGGCCCGCAGGTGGCCCAGGACCCGGACGAGCGCGAGACCGAAAGCCAGCCCCCCGGCGGCGACGAGGGTCGCGGCGATGGTGATCACCGCCGCGTCCCCAATGCCGATCGCGATCGCCAGCGTGGCCAGTCCCGTGGTCAGCAGCGCATAGGCGGTCCCCTCGCCGGCGGGCCAGCCGAGCTGAGCCAGCGTCGGCACCGGCCGCCGTCCCGCCCGGGGGCCATAGGCGCGGTACCAGACGAGGAACGGTACGATCTTCAGCATCATCCCCGCGATCGTGAGCGACACCCAGCCGCCCAGAGCCAGCACACCATAGGCGAGCGCCAGCCGGGGCCCCGACCAGAGTCCCGTCGCGAAGCCGAGGCCCAGCAATGTGGCCGGGGAAAGAAACGCCGCGCCCGTCAACACGAACCGCAGTCCCCAGTCGAGGCTCGGCCGCTTGCCGCGCCAGGCCATCTCGGCAACCCACGCGAGATGACCCGCGACGGCCACGGCCACCAGCGAGGCGCCGACGACGGTGAGTGCGCTCGCCTCGAGCAGGAGACCGGCGACAAGGCCGGGGACGCCGAGCACGAGGCCCCAGAACTGGGCGCGCCCTACCCAGCCGTCGGGCTCGCGCGCGAGCAGGAACATCGGGTAGAGGCGGGCCGCCACGCCGATCACCATGGGCAGCACCCAGCCGAGCAGGGCCAGATGCACGTGAGCGTGAAGGTTGGCGAAGACCGCGCCCGGCAGGAACCTCCAGATCTTGTCGAGGCTCAGAGCCAGTCCGAAGAGAGCGGTCAGGGCGAGCCCCGCCAAGGCCAGCGCCACCAGGCGAGCGGTGAAGCTCCACCGCCGCAGACCGCGCACGGTGAGCGTCACGTTGACGAGATGCATCGCCATCCCGGCGACGACGAGACCGGCGCCCCACGCGAGCCCCTCCCACCGGGCGATGGCGAAGTGCCCCACCATTCCTACGACGCCGGCGGCGAAGAGCGCCAGTTGCCAGCGCGCCAGCCGCTCGCTCCAGACGGGACGCTCCAGCACCACGGGGATGAGCTGGTAGCTCGCCCCCATGATGGCGAGCGTGATCCACCCGAGCGTCAGCGTGTGGGTGAGGGCGAGGAGCCGTGGCTGGTAGTAGTGGCCCGCCAGCTCGGAACCGAGCCACGGCACCGCCAGCGCGGCCACGACGAAGGCGGCCGCCGCGGTCATCAGGTAGCTCAGCGGCAGCGCGACCGACGGCCCCCGCCCAGGCGAGGGCCGGATCATCCCCGGCCGCTCGCCGATCCGGGCTCGTCTGGCAGCTCACCCAGCGCCGCGAGCAGCCTGCCGAGGTCGACGCCGGCCGCGGCCGACGCCTCGGCCAGCGTCAGGCCCGCCCCGCAGCAGTGATTGATCCCGAAGCGCTGCAGCACCTCGAGGGCCCTCGTGGACCGCCCGGCGACCTCGCCGACCGTCTGGGCCGCCGCCGTGCGCGAGGTTCCCGTGGCGTGCCCTTGATGACCGTGGCAGCTGCACGTGGCCATGACTGGTTCCTCCTGACACCAGCGTAGCCACCGGGTGCCGGCGCGCCTATGATGCCGGTCATAGGCCGGGCGAGCCGCGCTATCCGCGCAGGGCCAGACCGAGGACCACCACGGCGAGCACGACGAGGACGTTCGCTCGAGCCACCCACGAGGCGCGCACGCGCAGGCCGGGGTCGGCCCCCGGCGCCCCCGCGCGCGGCCCCAGAACGAAGTCGTGGATGACGCCGAGCGCCAGGGCGAGCACGACGAGCCCGAGCTTGACGTGGAACAGCGGCACCCCGAGCAGGTACGGCCGCAGCCACAGGTTCAGGAGCCCGCTCAGCAGGAGCAGGCTGAGCGCGATCCACCCCACCGTGCGAAAGCGCAGGCCCGTCGCGTGAACGAGGCGCAGACGCTCGGCTGGCTCCAGTCGTCGCACGACCGGGACCAGCACGAGCGCGATGAAAAGCATCCCGCCGATCCACACGATAGCCGCCAGCACGTGCAGGCTGCGGGCGAGGAGCGAGAGGCTCACGGCTCAGCCCATGAACGCGCGCGCCACGGTGAGATAGATCAGGATCGACAACAGATCCTGGATCACCGTGGCCAGCGGTCCGGAGCCGAAGGCCGGATCTCCGCCCAGGCGCTGCAGGAGCCACGGCAAGGCGATCGCCACCGCGGTCGCCGTGGAGCACGCCGCGGCCAGGGAGATGCCGAGGACCGCCATGAGCTGGCTGCCATCCCAGCGCCATGCCAGGGGGACCGAGGCCAGGGCCAGTCCGAGCCCGATCAGGATCCCGGTGACGATTTCCTGGCGTACCACGCGGACGAGCGGGATGCCGACGGATAGCCCTCGGACCACCAGTGTCTCGGTCTGGGTACCGACCGCGTCGGCCAGGTAAACGATGCCGGGCAGGAAGAACGCCAGGACGAGGCTCGAACGGACCTCGTGCTCGAAGGCGGCGACGAGGTCGGCAGCGAGCACCATGCCCGCCAACCCTACGACCAGCCAGGGCAGGCGGTGGGCCAGACGACGCCACACCGGCTCCTGGAGCGAACGCCTGGCCGAGAGCGCATCGCGCCAGAGGCCGCCGAGCCGGGCCATGTCCTCATGGTGCTCGGCGAGGAGCACCGCCAGGAGCCGCTGGGGCGGGATAAGCCCGACGAAGCCTCCCGCCTCGTCGACGACCGCCAGCGCCGACTCGCCCTGCTGAACCGCCTTCCAGGCGGCGAGCTCCTGGTCGGCCCCCGGACGTACGACGGGCGGGTCGGGATCCATGATCGTCCGCGCCGACGAATCGGCCGGGGCCCGCAGCAGCGCCTCGATGGGAACCAGGCCCACCAGGCGACCCTCCACGCACACCGCGACATCGGTGGCGCAGTCGTAGCGCTCGCCGGCGAGGGCCGCGCGGATCTCGCCGGCGGTGGCCTCCGGTGTCGTCGTCGGAACGCGCCGCGCGACATGCTCGCCGGCCGTCTCGAAGGCCACCGGGAAAACGGTCTCGTCGTCTGGGACCGCCATGTCTCCTCCCTGGGCGCGCCTAGCCGGCGGGGCGCGGGCGGCGTTTGACGACCAGCACCGAGCACGGGGCGTGATGGAGCACGCGCTCGGAGACGCTTCCCAGCACCAGACGCATCATGGTTCCGTGCCCGCGCGCTCCTACGACGACGAGATCGATCTGCGGCTCGCTGGCGGCGCCGATGATCTCCTCGGCCGGGTTGCCGAGAATACAGGATTGTTCAACATTTGCGGTCTTCGATCTCAGTTCTGTCTCGAGATCTCTCAGCACACCCTCGAGCCTGGTCCGCCAGGCTCCGGCCGACTCCCGGAGCGCCGTCGGGACCGGCACCGCAAAGAGCTCGGGATCGGCGACCGGGATGCGCGGGGGCTCGGCCACGGCAACCAGTCGAATGACGAGCGTCGGGTCCAGGGGGAGCGCGGCGAAGAACCGGGCGGCCCGCATGGAGTCCGGCGAGCCGTCCACGGCGATGACGGCCTTCCGCAAACCTGGCGGCCGTCCCTTGACGACGAGCACCGGGCAGGGCGCATGGTGTACGGCCGCCGTCGAGACGCTACCGAGCAGCCAGCCTTTGACAGCGCCCAGGCCCCGGGCCCCGACGACGACCAGGTCGGCGTTCCACTCCTCGGCAAGCCGGGAGATCTCCTCGCGCGGCTCGCCCTCGACCACCCGCGCGCTGGCCGCCCACCGCCGAGTGAGGTCGGCACGGGCTTGCTCGGCGACAGCGGCGGCAGCCCCTCGCAGGCCGTCGTAGTAGGCCCGCACCGTCGGAATGTCGAGGGCCGAGTGAGGCAGCGTCACCACCGCCAGGACGACGATCTCGGCTGAAGCTGGCAAGGGGAAGCGGCTCAGCCACTCTCCGGCCGCGCGGGCGTCCGCCGAGCCATCGGTCGCGTACAGGACCCGCATCCTCGACTCCTCCTCTGCCCGCGATCAGGGCTCGCGGGATGGCGCGGCCTGGCCCGGCGGCGTCTGGACCATCATGCCCGCCGGGCGCACGACCAGGACGGGCACGGCCACGCCGCGCAGGACGGCTTCGGCGACGCTGCCGAACATTTCCTTCTCCCGGCCGGTGCGGCCGTGCGTCGTCATCACGATGAAGTCGACCTCGTAGTCGCGGGCCGCTTTCGCGATGGCGGCCGCCGGTGCACCATGCCACAGGACCGTAGCCACCGCGGCGCCACTGCCCTCCAGGCGATCCCGTATCGACTTCAAATACGCCTCGGCTTCGCGGATGGGGGCGAGCTGGCCCTCGACAGGCGCGGGCTCGTGATCGAACCGCGCGCTGGTGACACGGACCACGAGCAGCTTCGCGCCGGAGGTACGGGCGAGCTCCCGGGCGACGGGCAGGGCCGCCTCGGCCGTCTCGGAGCCGTCGAGCGGCAGCAGGATTCTCTTCACTGGCATCGCATGTCCTCGTCGGGCGCCCCGGCCGACGCCGGAGCGTCATGGGTGAACCCATTCCAGCACGGCGATCGTGCCGATCCCCGCCACGATGAGCACGACCTGGCTGACGCCAGCGGTCAGGGCGGCCCGGCGATGCAGCGCAGGAATGAGGTCGGCGGCGGCGATGTAGATGAAGCCGGCGGCCGCGAGGGCCAGCACGTACGGCACCGCTCCGTCCACGACGTCGAGCGCAGCATACGCCAGAATGCCGCCGAGCGGCGTGCTGAGGCTCACCACCGTATTGAGGGCCACCGCCCGCGAGAACGAGTAGCCGCTGTCCAGGAGGACGGCGATGTCCCCCAGCTCCTGAGGCAGCTCATGGGCCACCACGGCGACCGCGGTGGCCACGCCCACCGGGACACTGACCAGGAAGGCCCCGGCGATCACCACGCCGTCGACGAAGTTGTGCAGGCCGTCGCTCGTCAATATGAGGGGCCCCGTCGCCCGGTGGGTATCGCACGTCCCGTCGTGGCAATGCCGCCACAGGATCAGCTTCTCGAGCGTGAAGAAGAGGACCAGCCCGGCGAGCACGGTCCCCAGCATGGCGACCGTCTCGCCCGCGCGAAGGGCCTCGGGCAGCAGGGCCAGGAATGCCGCCCCCATCAGGGTTCCCACGGCATAGCTCACGAGCCCGGACAGCAAGCGTCCGCGCATCCGGTCGGGAGCGGTGCGCACCAGCCCCGCGGCGACGAGCATCGCCGCCACCGTCATCAGGCTGGCCCCCACGATCCAGATCAGGCGCACCGAGCCTCTGGCTTGCCGAGACCCCGACGGAATGGGAGATTAGGGGGGGCATCTGGCCGACGGGCTCGGTAGTCAGCGGAGGACACGGATGGAAGCCTTTGTCGTCGGAGAGGAAACGTCTCATCACGTCGGTGATCCCAGATGCCCGGCATGCTGGGAATCGTATCCCGAGCTGTGTCCATGCGGGGGGTTGATTCACGCCGCCGGCGAGCCGGAGGAAGACGCCGACGGTAACCTGCTCGTGGTCACGCGATGCGATCAGTGTGGCCGCTCGGAGGACGACCTCGACGCTGTGCGGTAGGCGGAAAGGCCGGCCCTGAGTCTCGCGCCGCCCTACCCGATCGTCGACGTCGCCGGCCGTCTGGGCCTGGCCGACGCCGACCTCATCCCCTACGGCCGGAGCATCGCCAAAATCCACCTGCGCGCCCTCGAGGCGCGACGCGGCGCGCCCGACGGCAAGCTCGTCGTCGTCTCGTCCATCACCCCCACCCCGCCCGGAGACGGCAAGACGACGGTCAGCATCGGACTCGGCCAGGCCCTCAGCCGGATCGGCCGGCGGGCCATCGTGGCCTTGCGCGAGCCCTCGATCGGTCCGTGCCTGGGCGTCAAAGGCGGGGGCACGGGCGGCGGTCAGGCTCAGGTGGTGCCCGCCGACGCCATCAACTTGCACTTCACCGGCGATATCCACGCTGTCGAGGCGGCCCAGAACCTCCTCGCCGCGTGCCTGGACAACCACCTCCACCACGACAACACCCTTGGCATCGACCCTCGTCAGATCTTCTTCCGGCGGGCGATCGACATGAGCGATCGGGCCCTCAGACAGATGGTGCTGGGCCTGGGCGGGCGGGCCCAGGGCTACCCCCGTGAGGAAGGATTCGTCATCACGGCCGCCTCCGAGATCATGGCCCTGCTCTGCCTGGCCGAGGATCTGATGGACCTCAAGGCCCGGTTGGGCGGCATCCTGGTGGCCTTCGCCTTCGATGGTCGTCCCATCTTCGCCCGCGACCTCGGGGTGACCGGCGCGATGACGGCGCTCCTGCGCGACGCCATCCACCCGAACCTCGTGCAAACCCTGGAAGGGACGCCCGCGCTAATCCACGGCGGCCCCTTCGCCAACATCGCCCACGGCTGCAACTCTGTCGTCGCCACGAAGCTCGGGCTCAAGCTCGCGGACATCTGCGTGACCGAGGCGGGCTTCGGCGTCGACCTGGGCGCCGAGAAGTTCTTCGACATCAAGTGCGGCTACGCGGGGCTCGTCCCCGACGCCGTCGTCCTGGTCGCCACGGCGCGCGCGCTCAAGTTCCACGGAGGCGTGCCGCTGCCGGCGCTGGACCGTGCCGATCCCGACGCGCTGAAGACAGGGATGGCGAACCTGGATAAGCACCTCGAGAACGTCGCCCTGTTCGGCGTGCCCGCGCTCGTCGCCGTCAACCGCTACGGCTCGGATACCGAGGCCGAGCTGAGGGCGATCATCGAGCACTGCGCCGATCTGGGCGTGCCCGCCGCCGTGGCCGACGTGTACGGGCGCGGGGGCGCCGGCGGCGAGGCGCTGGCCGGAGCGCTCGCGGATCTGCTGGCGCGCGCGCCCTCACGGTTCCGGCCCCTCTACGACTGGCGGGCCCCGATCAGGGCCAAGATCGAGACGATCGCCACCCGCATGTACGGCGCCGGGCAGGTCGCCTACACGAGACGCGCGGAGGAGCAGATCGGCCGCGCCGAGGCGCTGGGCTTCGCCGGGCTGCCGGTCTGCATGGCCAAGACCCCGCGGTCGCTGTCCGACGATCCGGCCCTTCTGGGCCGGCCCCGTGACTTCGTGCTGACCGTGAACGAGGTCCGTATCTCGGCCGGCGCCGGCTTCCTGGTCCCGATCACCGGCGAGATCCTGACGATGCCGGGTCTCCCACGCTCGCCGAACGCGGAGCGGATCGACGTCGAGGCCGACGGGCGGATCACCGGCCTGGTCTGACTGCGTATAATCGTGGGCGTGCTGCGGCTCGAGCATCTGATCGAGCGGGCGGCCCGACACCTGGGCGGGCCCCGCGTGCTGGCTCTGCCCTTCCTGCGCGCCCTGGCCGTGATCTCCGGGTACGTCTGGCTGTTCCTGGCGCCCGACTACCAGGGCTGGCACGCCGTGCATGCCACCATGCTGGCCTTCCTGCTCTACAGCGTGAGCGTCATCACCCTGGTCTGGGTCCGCACGGCCAAGATGCTCCGCTTCCACGATCTCGTGCTCGCCGGGGATCTCGCCTTCGCGCTGCTGCTCATCCATCTCACGGGCGGGGCGACCAGCACGCTGTTCCTGGCCTTGCTGGTGATCGCCGGGCTGCAGTCCTACTACTACGGACTCACCCGGGGGGTGCTCGTCGCCGCCGTCTCGGCGGCCGCCTATATCGCCGTTTCCTGGCCGACGATCGATGAAGTCCAATGGGCCAACATGGCGATCCGGCTCTCGGTCCTCATCGGAACGGCCCTCGGCGTCGGCCTCCTGGGCGATGCCGAGGACCGAGAACGCCGCCAGGTCCTGATGCTGTCGGCCGACGCGGAGGAGCGCGAGCGCTTCATCCGGAGCGTCGTCGATAGCGTCGGCGAGGGGCTGATCGTGCTGGATCCCCAGGGACGGGTGACGACCTGGAACCACGCCCTGGAAGCCCGGTACGGCATCGCGGCCGCCGAGGTGGTCGGCCGGAATCTGTTCGAGTTCAATCCCGAATTGAAGCGCGAGGCGCTGGTCGAGCCTCTCGAGCGACTGCTGCGTGGCGACATCGACGAGTTCGCCCTCGACGCGATGGAGCACCAGACGCTGCGCAAAGGGCCGGTGGTCTTGAATATCCGGGGCAGCCTGCTCCGCCACCGCGGGCAACCGGCAGGAGCGGTCCTCCTGATCGAGGACATCACCAGACGAGTGGAATTGGAGCGGGCCGCCCGCCAGACGGAGAAGCTGGTGGCCCTGGGCACGCTCTCCACGGGGCTCGCCCACGAGTTGAACAACCCGATCGGAATCATCTCGTCGCGGATCGAGCTGATGCTGCTGGAGACCGATCCGCAGACCCTGCCCGCAGCCATCTGGGAGGACCTGAACGTTCTGCGCCGCCACGCGGAGCGCATCACGCGAATCGTGCAAGGCCTGCTCTCGTTTGCCCGTCAGTCCGGCCGGGCCACCGGCCCTGTCGATCTCAACCGGATCGTCGACGACACGCTGCTGCTCGTGG from the Candidatus Methylomirabilota bacterium genome contains:
- a CDS encoding ZIP family metal transporter, coding for MRLIWIVGASLMTVAAMLVAAGLVRTAPDRMRGRLLSGLVSYAVGTLMGAAFLALLPEALRAGETVAMLGTVLAGLVLFFTLEKLILWRHCHDGTCDTHRATGPLILTSDGLHNFVDGVVIAGAFLVSVPVGVATAVAVVAHELPQELGDIAVLLDSGYSFSRAVALNTVVSLSTPLGGILAYAALDVVDGAVPYVLALAAAGFIYIAAADLIPALHRRAALTAGVSQVVLIVAGIGTIAVLEWVHP
- a CDS encoding formate--tetrahydrofolate ligase, giving the protein MSLAPPYPIVDVAGRLGLADADLIPYGRSIAKIHLRALEARRGAPDGKLVVVSSITPTPPGDGKTTVSIGLGQALSRIGRRAIVALREPSIGPCLGVKGGGTGGGQAQVVPADAINLHFTGDIHAVEAAQNLLAACLDNHLHHDNTLGIDPRQIFFRRAIDMSDRALRQMVLGLGGRAQGYPREEGFVITAASEIMALLCLAEDLMDLKARLGGILVAFAFDGRPIFARDLGVTGAMTALLRDAIHPNLVQTLEGTPALIHGGPFANIAHGCNSVVATKLGLKLADICVTEAGFGVDLGAEKFFDIKCGYAGLVPDAVVLVATARALKFHGGVPLPALDRADPDALKTGMANLDKHLENVALFGVPALVAVNRYGSDTEAELRAIIEHCADLGVPAAVADVYGRGGAGGEALAGALADLLARAPSRFRPLYDWRAPIRAKIETIATRMYGAGQVAYTRRAEEQIGRAEALGFAGLPVCMAKTPRSLSDDPALLGRPRDFVLTVNEVRISAGAGFLVPITGEILTMPGLPRSPNAERIDVEADGRITGLV
- a CDS encoding ATP-binding protein, whose translation is MLRLEHLIERAARHLGGPRVLALPFLRALAVISGYVWLFLAPDYQGWHAVHATMLAFLLYSVSVITLVWVRTAKMLRFHDLVLAGDLAFALLLIHLTGGATSTLFLALLVIAGLQSYYYGLTRGVLVAAVSAAAYIAVSWPTIDEVQWANMAIRLSVLIGTALGVGLLGDAEDRERRQVLMLSADAEERERFIRSVVDSVGEGLIVLDPQGRVTTWNHALEARYGIAAAEVVGRNLFEFNPELKREALVEPLERLLRGDIDEFALDAMEHQTLRKGPVVLNIRGSLLRHRGQPAGAVLLIEDITRRVELERAARQTEKLVALGTLSTGLAHELNNPIGIISSRIELMLLETDPQTLPAAIWEDLNVLRRHAERITRIVQGLLSFARQSGRATGPVDLNRIVDDTLLLVEKQVVKDGLTLTRRLTPDLPVIQGDATALEQVLMNLVLNAREAIDGQGEICVETDLAAGLPQQVRLTVRDTGPGIPAEMLSRIFDPFFTTKPRGTGLGLSISYGIVREHGGSLDVHSEPGRGTTFVASFPVTRAA
- a CDS encoding universal stress protein, whose product is MPVKRILLPLDGSETAEAALPVARELARTSGAKLLVVRVTSARFDHEPAPVEGQLAPIREAEAYLKSIRDRLEGSGAAVATVLWHGAPAAAIAKAARDYEVDFIVMTTHGRTGREKEMFGSVAEAVLRGVAVPVLVVRPAGMMVQTPPGQAAPSREP